The following are encoded in a window of Danio aesculapii chromosome 12, fDanAes4.1, whole genome shotgun sequence genomic DNA:
- the LOC130238527 gene encoding sushi, nidogen and EGF-like domain-containing protein 1, with protein MRRLYHLLVFMSVLSLSRTQIAVTEFFTTVVGTTTEATTVLPGSFYSFGSAAGDLFNPAVDDGSSSVIPLLSPFQYFGLTYQQIYVNNNGFLTFNQPSSQNAPDSFPANGSQDIIAGLWTNIDNSATGVVSYNQYTSGSVLTRATQDINHFFSNLTFTASWAFVATWDKVAYFNMNTETSFQVVLISGSGYSFILMNYGDVAATGYPVQAGFDTAYSTDYFVISGSNSGSSISDLKTSSNVNDPGRWVFRVDTGSNTNKNNIVGLQGKLASFLDLTDSGSMQIVLQQIQQELVKKGLPSDIKLNIKKVEKMLP; from the exons ATGAGACGTTTATACCATCTTTTGGTGTTCATGTCAGTCCTGTCACTct CCAGGACACAAATAGCAGTAACAG AGTTTTTCACAACTGTCGTAG GAACGACTACAGAAGCAACAACGGTCTTACCAG GATCATTCTACTCATTTGGATCAGCAGCAGGAGACCTATTCAATCCTGCTGTTGATGATGGAAGCTCCTCTGTTATTCCACTGTTGAGTCCATTTCAGTACTTTGGTCTCACATACCAGCAGATTTAT GTTAATAATAATGGATTCCTCACATTCAACCAGCCTTCTTCACAGAACGCTCCCGACTCATTTCCAGCTAATGGAAGTCAAGATATAATTGCTGGACTCTGGACCAACATTGACAACAGTGCAACAGGAGTCGTCTCTTATAATCAGTACACCAGTGGAAGTGTTCTCACTCGCGCCACTCAGGATATAAACCATTTTTTCTCAAATCTGACCTTCACTGCTTCTTGGGCCTTTGTTGCGACGTGGGATAAAGTCGCTTATTTTAACATGAACACA GAAACCTCGTTTCAAGTGGTTTTAATTTCAGGCAGTGGGTATTCTTTTATTCTGATGAATTATGGTGATGTTGCTGCAACAGGATATCCTGTACAg GCTGGTTTTGATACAGCCTATTCCACAGACTACTTTGTGATTTCTGGATCAAACAGCGGGAGCTCCATCTCAGACCTCAAGACCTCCAGTAATGTCAATGATCCAGGCAGATGGGTCTTCAGGGTGGACACTGgatcaaacacaaataaaa ACAACATTGTTGGACTTCAAGGGAAGCTTGCCTCATTCTTGGACCTTACAGATTCAGGAAGCATGCAGATTGTTTTGCAGCAG ATCCAACAGGAACTGGTGAAAAAAGGACTGCCAAGCGACATAAAGCTGAACATAAAAAAAGTAGAAAAGATGCTGCcgtaa